A genome region from Nocardiopsis exhalans includes the following:
- a CDS encoding NUDIX hydrolase — protein sequence MPVPEFLMKLRKHVGHDLLPLVGVTAVVLDDEGRVLLHQRSDDGRWATPGGILEPGEQPAQAVVREVREETGVEIEVERLATVIAQEPHTYPNGDQAQFLDLAFRCRPVGGRIRIDDDESLDVAWFAPDELPRMAERILERIRWAREPEGVPYFER from the coding sequence ATGCCCGTCCCCGAGTTCCTCATGAAGCTGCGCAAGCACGTCGGCCACGACCTCCTCCCACTGGTGGGGGTGACCGCCGTGGTGCTCGACGACGAAGGCCGGGTGCTGCTGCACCAGCGTTCCGACGACGGCCGCTGGGCCACCCCCGGCGGTATCCTCGAACCGGGGGAGCAGCCCGCCCAGGCGGTGGTCCGCGAGGTGCGCGAGGAGACCGGGGTGGAGATCGAGGTGGAGCGCCTGGCCACCGTCATCGCCCAGGAACCGCACACCTACCCCAACGGCGACCAGGCGCAGTTCCTCGACCTGGCCTTCCGCTGCCGCCCGGTCGGCGGTCGGATCCGGATCGACGACGACGAGAGCCTGGACGTGGCCTGGTTCGCCCCGGACGAGCTGCCCCGGATGGCCGAGCGCATCCTCGAACGCATCCGCTGGGCCCGCGAACCCGAGGGCGTGCCCTACTTCGAGCGTTGA
- a CDS encoding GNAT family N-acetyltransferase: protein MVPSDVFRDQPVLVGERVRLEPLGPANGKELIPALVDMDPQVRRLTGTHQEFTAEQLIRVFTAWEQRDDRADWLIRAGDGTAVGDCALIDLDPDNAEAHYRIGLNSMAQTGKGYGTEATDLVLEYAFETAGLHRVALEVFDFNTGAQRSYPRSGFVREGVWREHLRWDGQWHDAVLMSILDHEYAELRARRG from the coding sequence ATGGTGCCTTCGGACGTCTTCCGCGACCAGCCCGTCCTCGTCGGGGAGCGGGTGCGGCTCGAACCGCTCGGCCCCGCCAACGGGAAGGAACTCATCCCCGCCTTGGTGGACATGGACCCGCAGGTACGCAGGCTCACCGGCACCCACCAGGAGTTCACCGCCGAACAGCTGATCCGGGTGTTCACCGCGTGGGAGCAGCGCGACGACCGGGCCGACTGGCTGATCCGCGCCGGGGACGGCACCGCCGTCGGGGACTGCGCGCTCATCGATCTGGACCCGGACAACGCCGAGGCGCACTACCGGATCGGGCTCAACTCCATGGCGCAGACCGGGAAGGGCTACGGCACCGAGGCCACTGACCTGGTCCTGGAGTACGCCTTCGAGACCGCCGGACTGCACCGGGTGGCCCTGGAGGTGTTCGACTTCAACACCGGCGCCCAGCGGTCCTACCCCAGGTCCGGTTTCGTCCGCGAGGGCGTGTGGCGTGAACACCTGCGCTGGGACGGCCAGTGGCACGACGCGGTCCTGATGTCGATCCTCGACCACGAGTACGCCGAACTCCGTGCACGGCGCGGCTGA